A genomic window from Chitinophaga pollutisoli includes:
- a CDS encoding RagB/SusD family nutrient uptake outer membrane protein gives MKKLSIAILTIAVLSSISCKKFLEERSQSDIVPTTVTDFSDILSTGGYPNGIKMMPQLLLMTDDAEYYASIDPRPGDETFYVNCPAFQWQPDFIDACRQSLSPNLLEFDSWSVFYSKLMRVNVVLQYIDAAPGDAKERDRVKGEALALRAWYYFLLVNLYAHPYNDPAVSPAKSPGVPLKLDGNVIEETIARNSVAEVYAQIGKDLELAITLLERDDRIGSKVFFDDVAVHLLASRVALYKDDWEAVVKHTDYVLEHHPQLANLNAGITTSIVHRDNVETIWAYGNHRVSDIVGFAAVADFSHDLANTFDEKDLRSQYYYYYFPPEFKPFITVDYGINKYVEAQWFLNWRSSEAYLNRAEAKIQLFRKNGDAAAAQQALADLNTLRSNRFAPGDFVAWTMASGDELLKMCREERRRELCFEEGHRWFDLRRYGMPEIRHVYASAPGKTEIYVLKARDPQYTLPIPLEVLERNRALVQNTQISGVRKPE, from the coding sequence ATGAAGAAACTTTCAATTGCCATATTAACGATAGCCGTCCTGAGCAGTATTTCCTGTAAGAAATTCCTGGAAGAGCGCTCCCAGTCCGATATCGTACCCACCACCGTAACGGATTTCAGCGATATCCTGTCGACGGGAGGATACCCCAACGGTATCAAAATGATGCCGCAATTATTACTCATGACCGACGATGCGGAGTATTATGCATCGATTGACCCGAGGCCGGGCGACGAAACATTTTACGTCAATTGCCCGGCTTTCCAGTGGCAGCCGGATTTCATCGACGCCTGCCGGCAATCGCTCAGCCCGAATCTCCTTGAATTTGATTCCTGGTCTGTTTTTTACAGTAAGCTGATGCGCGTGAACGTGGTATTGCAGTATATCGACGCGGCGCCCGGCGACGCGAAAGAGCGCGACCGCGTAAAAGGGGAGGCCCTGGCGCTTCGGGCCTGGTATTACTTCCTGCTCGTCAACCTCTACGCACACCCTTACAACGATCCGGCCGTGAGCCCCGCCAAATCGCCGGGAGTTCCCCTGAAGCTGGACGGTAACGTGATCGAAGAAACAATCGCCCGCAATTCAGTAGCGGAAGTGTATGCGCAGATCGGGAAAGACCTGGAGCTTGCGATTACTTTGCTGGAGCGCGACGACCGTATTGGCAGCAAAGTGTTTTTTGACGACGTGGCGGTGCATCTGCTGGCCAGCCGGGTAGCTTTGTACAAAGACGACTGGGAAGCCGTGGTGAAGCACACGGACTATGTGCTGGAGCATCACCCGCAACTGGCGAACCTGAACGCAGGCATTACGACCTCCATCGTGCACCGTGATAACGTGGAAACGATCTGGGCGTACGGGAACCATCGCGTGTCGGACATTGTAGGGTTTGCTGCCGTGGCGGATTTTTCGCATGACCTGGCCAATACTTTTGATGAAAAGGATCTCCGCAGCCAATACTATTACTATTATTTCCCGCCGGAATTCAAACCTTTTATTACGGTGGATTACGGTATCAATAAATATGTGGAGGCGCAGTGGTTCCTCAACTGGCGGAGCTCGGAGGCTTACCTGAACCGGGCGGAAGCGAAGATCCAGTTGTTCCGGAAGAATGGCGACGCGGCCGCGGCGCAGCAGGCGTTGGCGGATCTCAACACCCTTCGCTCGAACCGTTTTGCGCCGGGCGATTTCGTGGCCTGGACGATGGCCTCGGGAGACGAGTTGTTGAAAATGTGCCGCGAAGAGCGCCGCCGCGAGCTGTGTTTCGAAGAAGGGCACCGCTGGTTCGACCTGCGCCGTTACGGCATGCCGGAGATCAGGCACGTGTATGCTTCCGCGCCCGGGAAAACGGAGATCTATGTGCTGAAGGCCCGTGATCCCCAGTACACGCTGCCCATCCCGTTGGAAGTGCTCGAGCGCAACAGGGCTTTGGTACAAAATACTCAAATCTCCGGCGTCCGCAAACCGGAATAA
- a CDS encoding SusC/RagA family TonB-linked outer membrane protein — MKSKSTLPFGGKVRRFRARVVLLFALLAIPFAGVAQTRSVLDVRVSYKAEKTPLAKALKDIRALTNVRFTYNSDVIRRQPPVTVDLKQVTLEALLKQVLQKTPLQFAEDMGGIIIFPDEGEKLKPGQKLSLLLHGQVMSEGGQPIPGVTIRAQESNLGTITLEDGMFSLMVYDGEVLKFSGVGLTTTSMRAQPVSNNLMIVKLKSSTEEMKEVVVNGYQKIDARMSTGATFKLNAADILQPGMPSVDQMLQGKVPGLMIMNTSGSVNARPTIRMRGTSTFVGNASPLWVIDGMVRPSPVGISSETLNSAVSGEFNLIGSAVAGLNPYDIESMTFLRDAAATSIYGTQGANGVIVITTKKGKPGPLQVTYSADMSFQAKPSYRRMNLMNSEERVTLSRELMEDKLLVNSFYTGFLPETSYEYLVQQLNSRKISEAEFKAAVQASGARNTDWFDLLFQNSFGMTHSLSLSGGSDKATFYGSVSYGKNQSSAKLDGNQRITADVKMNAKITRRLNANLMLLANYNTQTGYYNGINPQNYAIQTSRVTSPDEWYPWQSAGLTTGAAGLTADPIKYNILNDIATTTNTSSSRGTTINLNLTYDFGGGWRFEQMGSAMSDVSEAFRAAYENSSQAAVHRGYNLGETYPKELMDLSYLPQGGLANFSNLNSLVWNTRSTLFFTRRLFNNRDEFNFSLGTEATSNKVTGSTTQEPGYFETRGKIFEASDRTRRQFHKLQLDDRLNNRMSIYGNAFYNYDGRYTLGFDIRSDGSNRFGQYSNQKFLPNYSVSFRWNASNEKWIPESKLLSGLNVRASYGTQGNVVTEVSPNLIARFVPSGPSGNSLSGRPDVVIVTLPYPNLRWEKTYQYNVGVEMSLFDKRVNLQVDHYGRKSVDLVSQRSVPVENGVDYMLVNSGSLLNSGWETVVNFVPVRSKGWNLNFTFTNSFNKNKVAEQGYQNLYTDYLNGTVSQPGVAADAFYSFVFKGLNGTTGLPEYDHMDSQGKTVTPTDFLVFSGQKFPKFQGTFSSSLRYKNLMLRGSFYYALGAHKRMNAMYSRNSDNNGIPRAGYNTNRDLIERWRKPGDEQWTIIPVMRDLKAGESQRLPQMEGYGSAPIMSQYKMYDLSDIRVANASFMRCRNLSLNYMVPQSVLKPARVNALTLGFSVNNAFTIASRQLQGQDPEIDGAGSTALPITRQYAFSFSANF; from the coding sequence ATGAAATCAAAATCTACATTGCCTTTCGGGGGAAAGGTACGGCGTTTCCGTGCCCGGGTCGTACTGTTGTTTGCGTTGCTGGCGATACCTTTCGCCGGGGTGGCGCAAACGCGATCGGTACTTGACGTGCGGGTGAGTTACAAGGCGGAGAAAACGCCGCTCGCAAAAGCCCTGAAAGATATCCGGGCGCTTACCAACGTGCGTTTCACCTACAATTCCGACGTCATCCGCCGGCAACCGCCGGTAACCGTGGATCTGAAACAGGTGACGCTGGAAGCCCTCCTCAAGCAGGTACTCCAGAAAACGCCGTTGCAATTCGCGGAAGACATGGGCGGCATCATCATCTTCCCCGACGAAGGGGAAAAGCTGAAGCCGGGTCAGAAGTTAAGTTTGCTGTTGCACGGACAGGTGATGTCGGAAGGTGGGCAACCCATCCCCGGCGTTACCATCCGCGCGCAAGAATCCAACCTGGGAACGATCACCCTGGAAGACGGCATGTTTTCCCTCATGGTGTACGATGGGGAGGTGCTGAAGTTCAGCGGTGTAGGCCTTACGACCACTTCCATGCGGGCGCAGCCGGTGTCGAATAACCTGATGATCGTGAAACTGAAATCTTCCACGGAAGAAATGAAGGAAGTGGTGGTGAACGGTTACCAGAAGATCGACGCGCGCATGTCGACTGGTGCAACATTTAAGCTGAACGCGGCGGATATCCTCCAGCCGGGGATGCCTTCGGTGGACCAGATGCTCCAGGGCAAGGTGCCGGGGCTGATGATCATGAATACTTCCGGCAGCGTCAACGCCCGGCCTACCATCCGTATGCGCGGAACGTCCACTTTCGTGGGAAACGCTTCGCCGCTGTGGGTGATCGATGGGATGGTGCGCCCCAGCCCGGTGGGTATTTCGTCCGAAACACTGAATAGCGCCGTGAGCGGGGAATTTAACCTGATCGGTAGCGCCGTGGCGGGATTGAACCCTTACGACATTGAATCCATGACCTTCCTCCGCGACGCCGCGGCGACCTCGATTTACGGCACGCAAGGCGCCAATGGGGTGATCGTGATCACCACCAAAAAGGGAAAGCCCGGACCGTTGCAGGTAACGTATTCCGCCGATATGTCGTTCCAGGCGAAGCCTTCTTACCGGCGGATGAATCTCATGAACTCGGAAGAAAGGGTAACGTTGTCGAGAGAATTGATGGAAGACAAATTGCTTGTCAATAGTTTTTATACCGGCTTTTTGCCGGAAACGTCCTATGAATACCTCGTACAGCAGCTGAATAGCCGGAAGATTTCGGAAGCCGAGTTCAAAGCGGCCGTGCAGGCCAGCGGCGCCAGGAATACCGACTGGTTCGACCTGCTGTTCCAGAACTCTTTCGGGATGACGCACTCCCTCAGCCTCAGCGGCGGCAGCGACAAAGCGACTTTTTACGGTTCAGTGAGCTATGGTAAGAACCAAAGCTCCGCTAAGCTGGACGGGAACCAACGCATCACGGCCGACGTCAAAATGAACGCGAAGATCACCAGGCGGCTGAACGCCAACTTGATGCTGTTGGCCAATTACAACACCCAAACCGGTTACTATAACGGCATCAACCCGCAGAATTATGCGATTCAGACGAGCCGCGTTACTTCTCCGGATGAATGGTATCCCTGGCAAAGCGCCGGGCTGACGACCGGCGCCGCCGGGTTAACGGCCGATCCGATCAAATACAATATCCTCAACGATATCGCCACCACCACGAATACCAGCAGCTCCCGCGGTACTACCATCAACCTGAACCTGACGTACGACTTTGGCGGCGGATGGCGCTTCGAACAAATGGGCAGCGCGATGAGCGACGTGTCGGAAGCATTCAGGGCGGCTTACGAAAACAGCTCTCAGGCTGCGGTGCACCGCGGTTACAACCTCGGCGAAACATACCCCAAGGAGCTGATGGACCTGTCGTACCTGCCACAAGGCGGCCTGGCCAATTTCTCCAACCTGAATTCGCTGGTGTGGAACACCCGCAGTACGCTCTTCTTCACGCGCCGGTTATTCAACAACCGCGACGAGTTCAACTTCTCGCTGGGGACCGAGGCCACGTCCAACAAAGTGACGGGCAGCACCACCCAGGAGCCCGGCTATTTTGAAACGCGCGGCAAAATCTTTGAAGCCTCCGACCGTACCCGCCGCCAGTTCCACAAACTCCAGCTCGACGACCGGCTGAACAACCGGATGAGCATCTACGGTAACGCATTCTACAACTACGACGGCCGGTATACGCTCGGATTCGACATCCGCTCCGACGGCTCCAACCGCTTCGGGCAGTATTCCAACCAGAAATTCCTTCCCAACTATAGCGTCTCCTTCCGCTGGAATGCTTCCAACGAAAAATGGATCCCTGAATCGAAGCTGCTGAGCGGCCTCAATGTTCGTGCTTCTTATGGCACACAAGGGAACGTGGTGACGGAAGTAAGTCCTAATCTGATCGCCCGGTTTGTGCCTTCGGGGCCAAGCGGCAATTCTTTGTCGGGCCGCCCGGATGTGGTGATCGTCACGCTTCCTTATCCTAATCTGAGATGGGAAAAGACCTATCAGTATAACGTTGGCGTGGAAATGAGCCTGTTCGATAAACGCGTGAACCTGCAGGTGGATCACTACGGCCGGAAGAGCGTGGACCTGGTTTCCCAGCGGTCGGTGCCGGTAGAGAACGGTGTGGATTACATGCTGGTTAATTCCGGTTCGCTGCTGAACAGCGGATGGGAAACGGTGGTGAACTTCGTGCCGGTCCGTTCCAAAGGCTGGAATCTCAATTTCACCTTCACCAACAGCTTCAATAAAAACAAAGTAGCGGAACAGGGGTACCAGAACCTATACACCGATTACCTCAACGGAACCGTGAGCCAGCCGGGTGTTGCGGCTGATGCATTCTATTCTTTCGTGTTCAAAGGGTTGAACGGTACTACCGGCCTTCCTGAGTATGACCACATGGACAGCCAGGGCAAAACGGTGACGCCTACGGATTTTCTCGTGTTTTCCGGTCAGAAGTTCCCTAAGTTTCAGGGGACCTTTTCCTCCAGCCTGCGTTATAAAAACCTCATGCTCCGCGGTAGTTTCTATTACGCCCTCGGCGCCCACAAGCGAATGAACGCGATGTATTCCCGCAATAGCGATAACAACGGCATCCCGCGTGCAGGATATAATACGAACAGGGATCTGATTGAACGCTGGCGTAAGCCTGGCGACGAACAGTGGACGATTATTCCCGTCATGCGCGATCTGAAAGCGGGGGAAAGCCAGCGACTTCCCCAGATGGAAGGTTATGGCTCCGCACCGATTATGTCGCAATACAAGATGTACGATTTATCGGATATCAGGGTAGCCAACGCCAGTTTCATGCGCTGCAGAAACCTGAGCCTCAACTACATGGTGCCGCAGTCTGTACTCAAACCTGCCCGGGTGAATGCGCTGACGCTGGGCTTCTCCGTGAACAATGCGTTTACCATCGCTTCGCGGCAGTTACAAGGGCAGGATCCTGAGATCGATGGCGCGGGATCCACCGCATTGCCGATTACCCGTCAATACGCGTTCAGCTTTTCCGCGAATTTCTAA
- a CDS encoding TlpA disulfide reductase family protein — MKKSLTILLFALGSGLIVQAGPGAPGKIRISITPGTQVETSFDLAYLTDNVSEKSTTESVRLRRGVAMAPIVRSLGTGSQIVYIWRTPFLVSQGETLEVTVNVAGKENLFKPVTAKIKGKSDKASLPGFIDSIYRYQLEITTKEAMDAWLEKNSRLLEEAMQAAGANADDRAVLLAYASYMKLARRLPVVKHQPELAKDANFSKWLFGDFEISNPHFSRLADDNVVPNITRFWWEGRKLAEPDLREEFLFVDLIRFAKSERLKQETAYNWVIMELKHKKFTPALKNVYPMLRQNLKPSARTKNIDSLYQAYSIMDRGKPAYNFVMKDASGKVVRLSDYKGKMIVMDFWADWCKGCIANLPEFKKIAGAYKDSADIVFLTIAWQDQGTEDLWKELSTKHNVAGPNNMILMRNEDSKEYQRFFDGYKITGVPRYIAIDKEGNWLCNQLSYPMTAMAEQIRNLYDEQKYE, encoded by the coding sequence ATGAAGAAATCATTAACAATATTGCTGTTCGCGCTGGGCAGCGGCCTGATCGTTCAGGCAGGGCCGGGCGCGCCGGGTAAAATCCGCATAAGTATAACACCTGGCACGCAAGTGGAAACCAGTTTTGACCTGGCATATCTCACCGATAACGTTTCCGAAAAATCAACGACTGAGTCCGTTCGGCTGCGCCGCGGAGTGGCCATGGCTCCTATCGTACGGAGCCTGGGCACCGGCAGCCAGATCGTTTATATCTGGCGGACGCCCTTCCTGGTGTCTCAGGGCGAAACGCTGGAGGTGACCGTAAACGTAGCGGGTAAAGAAAACCTTTTTAAACCGGTTACGGCTAAGATCAAAGGGAAATCGGATAAAGCCAGTCTTCCCGGTTTTATTGATTCCATCTACCGCTATCAACTGGAAATCACAACGAAGGAAGCTATGGACGCCTGGTTGGAGAAAAACAGCCGCCTGCTCGAAGAAGCCATGCAGGCTGCCGGCGCCAATGCAGACGACCGGGCTGTGTTGCTGGCTTACGCAAGCTATATGAAACTCGCCCGGCGTCTGCCTGTAGTGAAGCATCAACCAGAACTGGCCAAGGATGCCAACTTTTCCAAATGGTTGTTCGGAGATTTTGAAATTTCCAACCCACATTTTTCGAGACTGGCCGATGATAACGTGGTTCCCAATATCACCCGTTTCTGGTGGGAAGGCAGGAAACTCGCTGAACCTGACCTGCGGGAAGAATTCCTGTTCGTGGATCTGATCCGTTTCGCAAAAAGCGAGCGCCTGAAGCAAGAGACCGCTTACAACTGGGTAATCATGGAACTGAAACACAAGAAATTCACCCCCGCGCTGAAAAATGTGTATCCCATGCTCCGCCAGAACCTGAAACCTTCCGCCAGAACAAAAAACATCGATTCCCTTTATCAGGCCTATTCCATCATGGATCGCGGCAAGCCCGCGTACAACTTCGTGATGAAGGACGCATCCGGGAAAGTAGTGCGCCTGTCGGACTACAAAGGCAAAATGATCGTGATGGACTTCTGGGCCGATTGGTGCAAAGGCTGCATCGCCAACCTGCCGGAGTTCAAGAAAATAGCAGGTGCATACAAAGACAGCGCCGATATTGTGTTCCTCACCATCGCCTGGCAAGACCAGGGTACGGAAGATCTCTGGAAAGAACTCTCCACCAAACACAACGTCGCAGGACCGAATAACATGATCCTGATGCGGAATGAAGACAGCAAGGAATACCAGCGCTTCTTCGACGGTTACAAGATCACCGGCGTTCCCCGGTACATCGCTATCGATAAGGAGGGCAACTGGCTTTGCAACCAGCTGTCGTACCCCATGACGGCGATGGCGGAGCAGATCCGGAATTTATATGACGAACAGAAATACGAATAG
- a CDS encoding FecR domain-containing protein has protein sequence MENPEKNIDWDKLIPKLEDLGSDAEPGFAEYSEEARQLRMAREMRGRLSAGAPDDQFPAEEGWQRFRENLERENAGRSKVRWLYWTGAAAAAAIIAVAGVRYYRQENAPGKVPVAVAEHQPSGQVQIKSSSGKSLVLTDNAQEWQPGNGTSVSADKQGIVYSESAGAAVTMDTLVVPRGNKTRIQLADGTVVWMNAASRLIYPSAFTGPKREIQLEGEAYFDVAQDASHPLIVTAEGINVEVLGTEFNINTYSDIVYTTLAQGKVKTSAAGKSLLMQPGDQVAFDRAAGEMNRRVPDMRSVTAWKDGQIYFEDIRLEDITKTLGRDYDYQFRFEDESLRQLSFTLDMPRPASLKAVLEQISRTAGDIRFRMEDNIVYLSR, from the coding sequence ATGGAAAATCCGGAGAAAAATATCGATTGGGACAAGCTGATTCCAAAGCTGGAGGACCTCGGCAGCGATGCGGAGCCCGGTTTTGCGGAATACAGCGAGGAAGCCCGTCAGCTACGCATGGCGCGCGAAATGCGCGGCAGGCTGAGCGCTGGCGCCCCCGACGATCAATTCCCTGCGGAAGAGGGCTGGCAGCGTTTCCGGGAGAACCTGGAACGGGAGAACGCTGGCCGGAGCAAGGTACGGTGGCTGTATTGGACCGGCGCCGCAGCCGCAGCCGCAATTATCGCGGTGGCCGGGGTACGGTATTATCGACAGGAGAACGCGCCCGGGAAAGTGCCTGTCGCAGTGGCGGAACATCAACCGTCAGGGCAAGTGCAGATCAAATCCTCCAGCGGGAAATCGCTCGTGTTGACGGACAATGCGCAGGAATGGCAACCCGGCAATGGTACATCCGTGAGCGCGGATAAACAAGGGATCGTGTATTCCGAATCGGCGGGAGCCGCCGTTACGATGGACACCCTGGTGGTGCCGCGGGGTAACAAAACCAGGATTCAATTGGCCGACGGAACGGTGGTGTGGATGAACGCCGCATCAAGGCTCATCTATCCTTCCGCCTTTACCGGCCCGAAAAGAGAGATTCAGCTGGAAGGCGAGGCGTACTTCGATGTGGCGCAGGACGCTTCCCATCCCTTGATCGTTACCGCGGAAGGGATCAACGTGGAAGTGCTGGGCACTGAATTCAACATCAATACTTACTCGGATATTGTTTATACGACTTTAGCACAGGGGAAAGTTAAAACTTCCGCCGCCGGCAAATCTTTGCTGATGCAGCCGGGAGACCAGGTGGCGTTCGACCGTGCCGCCGGTGAAATGAACCGCCGTGTACCAGACATGAGAAGTGTAACGGCGTGGAAAGACGGACAGATTTATTTTGAAGACATCCGCCTGGAAGACATCACGAAAACATTAGGCAGGGACTATGACTATCAATTCCGCTTCGAAGACGAAAGCCTCCGGCAGTTGAGCTTTACGCTGGACATGCCAAGGCCCGCAAGCCTGAAAGCGGTACTCGAACAGATAAGCAGGACAGCGGGTGACATCCGCTTCCGTATGGAGGATAACATCGTTTATTTATCCCGGTAA
- a CDS encoding M1 family aminopeptidase has translation MANQFIRIALLLAACAAGKEAGAQQVPGGSYDPVAAFAPLPHPAATATRGASGKPGPAYWQNRADYKVAVSIDTLSREVKAHCAMAYTNNSPDTLTYLWLTAVQNRFRRDSRETLLTPPKGSRFGINDHTEGLEIASIKAGNRNATYSLTHNYIRVDLPQPLLPGRQVKLETDYKFILPLNGSDNMGVLKTAAGSVFQYTGVFPRVCVYDDLRGWNVSGTQYYVECGSTEMHFTAPANMIVQGTGLLLNPEDVLRPEVLRKYRQSLKSDTVIRVRSAGEAFSPSSAASLTWKFREPNAGDGGWSASASFNWEGLATRLTNGTAIPTMALFPTGSNREWDTIIRAMPRMLKAYSDQWSPYPYAAAINIATGVTGLASPGVSFIHYQHSSYAASVWIKTNHELGHAWFNLMIAADSRHGWMCEGQNTFINLVNAATLNGSVPFDMQTSFSWMNMKKPHVPVSTLFGSVPPADMGPLMYMKPGTAFLLLRNEVLGPGRFDPAFREYMRAWAFKHPAPHDFFRIMENGTGEDLAWFWRAWFLTDARMDQGITKVAYDGDKPDKGVLISIINKRQMPMPVDILVREFNGKQHRVKLPVQVWEWSDAHTLKVPTTTAVVSVQLDPESLLPDADRADNIWTGSGTKLRNGQMSAQQVIDRYFDVIGGKQNAERLGSLVLEYRSWAHSEFVLRQRFEAGGDFSWISGLEVEKNMTALKKLEQTDSLRFALLGAGQALNATQQEQLRISAMLFPELRFFETGNKVKLSDDFQLIHGMEAYMVTVVTPSGNSWRFYYDAATGLKVRQEYTGMMPSLLYSSKVLAGYDSVFGVKIPRQVTIQAPGESEELFELKNFSKS, from the coding sequence GTGGCCAACCAATTCATACGCATCGCGTTGCTGCTGGCAGCATGTGCGGCAGGGAAGGAAGCGGGGGCGCAACAGGTGCCGGGCGGGTCTTACGATCCGGTGGCGGCATTCGCGCCTTTGCCCCATCCGGCAGCAACAGCCACCCGCGGCGCTTCCGGTAAACCGGGCCCCGCTTACTGGCAAAATCGCGCCGATTACAAAGTGGCCGTGTCCATCGACACGCTTTCCCGCGAGGTGAAAGCGCATTGCGCGATGGCGTATACCAATAACAGTCCGGATACACTTACTTACCTCTGGCTCACGGCCGTGCAGAACCGCTTCCGCAGGGATTCGCGGGAAACGCTGCTGACGCCGCCGAAGGGCAGCCGCTTCGGCATCAACGATCATACCGAAGGCCTGGAGATCGCATCCATAAAAGCCGGCAACAGGAACGCCACGTACAGCCTCACACATAATTACATCCGTGTGGATCTGCCGCAGCCGCTGTTACCCGGCAGGCAGGTAAAACTGGAAACAGATTACAAATTCATCCTTCCCCTCAATGGCTCCGATAACATGGGCGTGCTGAAAACGGCGGCAGGGAGCGTGTTCCAGTATACCGGCGTTTTTCCGCGGGTGTGCGTATACGACGACCTCCGTGGCTGGAACGTTTCCGGCACGCAATACTATGTGGAGTGCGGCAGCACGGAAATGCACTTCACCGCACCAGCGAATATGATCGTCCAGGGAACGGGCCTGTTGCTTAATCCTGAAGACGTGCTCCGGCCGGAAGTCCTCCGGAAATACCGCCAGTCGCTGAAAAGCGATACCGTAATCAGGGTGCGCTCTGCCGGGGAAGCCTTTTCTCCTTCTTCCGCTGCCTCCCTCACCTGGAAGTTCCGGGAACCCAACGCGGGCGACGGTGGATGGTCGGCGTCGGCGTCTTTCAACTGGGAAGGGCTTGCCACCAGGCTAACTAACGGAACCGCCATCCCCACAATGGCGTTGTTCCCGACAGGAAGCAACCGCGAATGGGACACCATCATCCGGGCGATGCCGCGCATGCTGAAAGCGTATTCCGATCAATGGTCCCCTTATCCCTATGCCGCGGCCATTAACATCGCTACCGGCGTTACAGGGCTGGCGTCGCCGGGTGTATCTTTCATCCATTACCAGCATAGCAGTTACGCCGCCAGCGTCTGGATCAAAACCAACCACGAGCTGGGGCATGCCTGGTTTAACCTCATGATCGCCGCAGATAGCCGCCATGGCTGGATGTGCGAAGGGCAGAACACGTTCATCAACCTGGTGAATGCCGCCACATTGAACGGCTCCGTGCCTTTCGACATGCAGACGTCGTTCAGCTGGATGAACATGAAGAAGCCCCACGTTCCCGTGAGCACGCTCTTCGGCAGCGTGCCGCCCGCCGACATGGGCCCGCTGATGTACATGAAGCCCGGCACGGCTTTCCTGCTCCTGCGCAACGAGGTACTGGGGCCCGGGCGCTTCGACCCGGCTTTCCGGGAGTACATGCGCGCATGGGCATTCAAACATCCCGCGCCGCACGATTTCTTCAGAATAATGGAAAACGGTACCGGCGAAGACCTCGCATGGTTCTGGCGCGCCTGGTTCCTGACCGATGCGCGGATGGATCAGGGGATTACCAAAGTGGCGTACGACGGCGATAAGCCCGACAAAGGCGTGCTCATTTCCATTATCAATAAACGGCAAATGCCCATGCCGGTAGATATCCTCGTGCGGGAGTTCAACGGCAAACAGCACCGCGTGAAGCTTCCGGTACAGGTTTGGGAATGGAGCGACGCCCATACACTGAAAGTGCCCACCACGACAGCAGTCGTTTCCGTACAACTCGATCCCGAGTCGCTGCTCCCGGATGCGGACCGTGCCGACAATATCTGGACGGGCAGCGGCACCAAACTGCGCAACGGGCAAATGTCCGCGCAGCAGGTGATTGACCGCTATTTCGACGTTATCGGCGGGAAGCAGAATGCGGAGCGGCTGGGCAGCTTGGTTTTGGAATACCGGTCCTGGGCCCATAGCGAATTTGTGCTCCGGCAGCGTTTTGAAGCAGGGGGAGATTTCTCCTGGATTTCCGGGCTGGAAGTGGAGAAGAACATGACGGCGCTGAAGAAGTTGGAGCAAACCGATTCCCTGCGCTTTGCATTGCTCGGCGCCGGCCAGGCGCTGAACGCCACGCAGCAGGAGCAACTCCGGATATCCGCGATGCTGTTTCCCGAATTGCGGTTTTTCGAAACGGGAAACAAAGTGAAGCTTTCCGATGATTTCCAGCTGATACACGGCATGGAAGCCTACATGGTAACGGTTGTGACGCCATCGGGCAATTCCTGGCGCTTTTACTATGATGCCGCTACCGGCCTGAAAGTAAGGCAGGAATACACCGGCATGATGCCTTCCCTGTTATACTCCAGTAAAGTGCTGGCGGGATATGATTCCGTCTTCGGGGTGAAGATCCCGCGGCAGGTAACGATACAGGCGCCGGGAGAAAGCGAAGAACTATTCGAATTAAAGAACTTTTCAAAATCATAA